Proteins co-encoded in one Capsicum annuum cultivar UCD-10X-F1 chromosome 9, UCD10Xv1.1, whole genome shotgun sequence genomic window:
- the LOC107842719 gene encoding receptor-like kinase TMK4, whose protein sequence is MGKKKYKFYENIPCCLLLFFRLILVASADELSVVVRDGSADDASIMAKLAKSLIPTPAGWSGSNVCKWSGVSCDSSGRVSSINLISKSVGGQLPPDLNQLSNLQTLNIQKNRLSGSLPLLSNLSSLQDVHLDNNNFTSVPPKFLSGLTNLQHFSIDDNPSLPPWTIPNSLTDSSSLADFSASNANIIGQIPDIFGSFPSLENLRLSYNNITGFLPSSFAKSGIQNLILNNQKFGLSGGIDVLGSMEQLTQVWIHVNKFTGPIPNLSRCNNLVDLQLRDNTLTGAIPASLISLPKLANVSLQNNVFLGPMPVFKSSVQVSLGNTNHFCNPVPGPCDPQVTVLLDVAGAVGCPMTLAESWSGNNPCKGWNYITCDAKGSVTVINFAKQNWVGTISPAVANLTGLKSLVMNDNNLTGPIPVGLASLVELQLVDVSNNNISGKIPKFRSDVIVKTSGNPFMGKDLPPSAPLGRSSPSSSGGGTDNSPSAAKHEHKSSFSTWVVVAIVIAAVALLLILFLVIYKYKSNPTSKLSRGKEQKLKNGSPKNVNGYGAIPSAASQSSAANSEIYVYDGGNVTIPVELLREATNNFNEENILGRGGFGIVYKGKLHHGTEIAVKRMEASIASNKGLNEFKAEIEVLTKVKHRHLVALHGFCVNGYERLLVYEYMPQGTLGQHLFDHDQLGFLPLTWKQRITIALDVARGVEYLHGLAQQSFIHRDLKPSNVLLDDDMRAKVSDFGLVKNAPDGKYSVETRLAGTFGYLAPEYASTGRVTTKIDVFAFGVILMEILTGRKALDDNLPEDRSHLVAWFRKVVVNKENIVGVLDPTLDPDEETYQSICKVAELAGHCAAREPSQRPDMGHAVNVLAPLVEQWTPTANTGDDSFNIDFNMSLPQALQRWKANDDSMLSEDTYTSSSTTSKSITAIRKVSETEKNTLSYTKENQ, encoded by the exons ATGGGCAAGAAGAAGTACAAATTCTATGAAAATATTCCCTGCtgcctcctcctcttcttccgcCTCATATTGGTTGCCTCAGCCGATGAGTTATCCGTCGTCGTACGTGATGGTTCCGCCGATGATGCCTCCATCATGGCTAAATTGGCAAAGTCTCTTATACCAACACCAGCCGGCTGGTCAGGTTCCAATGTATGTAAATGGTCAGGCGTGTCATGCGACTCCTCAGGCAGGGTTTCTTCAATTAATCTCATATCAAAATCAGTGGGAGGTCAATTACCACCAGATCTTAATCAACTTTCTAATCTTCAAACCCTTAATATCCAAAAGAACCGCCTTTCAGGTTCGTTACCTCTTTTATCAAACCTTTCTTCACTTCAAGATGTTCACCTTGATAACAATAACTTTACGTCCGTTCCTCCTAAATTCCTTTCGGGGCTAACAAATTTACAGCATTTTAGCATTGATGACAATCCTAGTCTTCCTCCATGGACAATTCCTAATAGTTTGACGGACTCATCATCCTTGGCTGATTTTTCAGCATCTAATGCTAATATCATTGGTCAAATTCCAGACATTTTTGGGTCATTCCCAAGTTTGGAGAATTTGAGactttcatataataatattacgGGGTTCTTGCCGTCTTCTTTTGCTAAGTCTGGCATCCAAAACTTAATACTTAATAACCAGAAGTTTGGGCTTTCAGGCGGGATTGATGTTCTTGGTTCAATGGAACAGTTAACTCAGGTTTGGATCCATGTTAATAAGTTTACAGGGCCAATTCCTAATCTTTCTCGTTGTAATAATTTGGTCGATCTTCAGCTTCGCGATAATACCTTAACTGGAGCAATTCCTGCTTCTCTAATTTCCCTTCCTAAGCTGGCTAACGTTTCTTTGCAAAATAACGTATTTTTAGGTCCAATGCCAGTTTTCAAATCAAGTGTCCAGGTGAGTCTTGGAAACACGAACCATTTTTGTAATCCTGTTCCAGGACCATGTGATCCACAGGTAACTGTATTGCTTGATGTTGCTGGAGCAGTGGGTTGTCCAATGACACTGGCCGAATCTTGGTCAGGGAATAATCCTTGTAAAGGTTGGAACTATATTACATGTGATGCAAAGGGAAGTGTGACTGTAATCAATTTTGCAAAACAGAATTGGGTCGGTACAATATCTCCTGCTGTTGCTAATCTCACCGGTCTCAAATCATTGGTGATGAATGATAATAATCTCACTGGCCCTATTCCTGTCGGTCTCGCCAGTTTAGTAGAGCTGCAGCTTGTGGATGTTTCCAACAACAATATTTCGGGCAAGATCCCAAAATTTCGTTCGGATGTCATCGTGAAAACGTCTGGTAATCCCTTTATGGGGAAAGATTTGCCCCCAAGTGCTCCACTTGGAAGATCAAGTCCAAGTTCGTCTGGTGGTGGGACAGATAATTCACCTTCTGCAGCAAAACATGAACATAAATCTTCCTTCTCTACATgggttgttgttgctattgttattGCTGCTGTTGCCTTACTCCTGATTTTGTTCTtggtaatatataaatacaagaGTAATCCAACATCAAAATTGAGTAGAGGCAAGGAGCAAAAATTGAAGAATGGTTCACCTAAAAATGTAAATGGTTATGGAGCAATTCCAAGCGCGGCCAGTCAAAGTAGTGCTGCAAACAGtgaaatatatgtttatgatggTGGGAATGTAACCATCCCAGTGGAACTTCTGCGAGAAGCGACAAACAATTTCAATGAAGAAAATATATTGGGACGTGGTGGGTTTGGGATTGTTTACAAAGGTAAACTCCATCATGGAACAGAGATTGCTGTGAAGAGGATGGAAGCTTCTATAGCGAGTAACAAGGGTCTGAACGAATTCAAAGCTGAAATCGAGGTACTCACAAAGGTTAAGCACAGACACTTGGTGGCACTTCATGGGTTTTGTGTCAATGGATATGAGAGGCTTTTAGTATATGAGTACATGCCACAAGGGACATTAGGCCAGCACTTATTCGATCATGATCAATTGGGATTTCTGCCCCTCACTTGGAAGCAAAGAATAACAATAGCGCTAGACGTTGCCAGAGGGGTAGAGTATCTCCATGGTTTGGCACAACAGAGCTTCATACATAGAGATCTAAAACCTTCTAACGTACTTCTTGATGATGACATGAGGGCTAAGGTCTCCGATTTTGGATTAGTTAAAAATGCACCTGATGGGAAGTACTCTGTCGAGACGAGGCTAGCAGGAACTTTTGGGTATCTTGCACCAGAGTATGCTT CCACTGGAAGAGTGACTACAAAGATTGATGTCTTCGCCTTTGGAGTGATATTGATGGAGATTCTCACGGGGCGAAAAGCACTTGATGACAACTTGCCAGAAGACAGAAGTCATTTAGTCGCATGGTTTAGAAAGGTGGTTGTGAACAAAGAGAACATTGTAGGAGTACTAGACCCAACTCTGGATCCAGACGAGGAAACTTACCAGAGCATATGCAAAGTAGCAGAGCTAGCAGGACATTGCGCAGCTAGGGAACCATCTCAGAGACCAGATATGGGACACGCGGTTAATGTCTTAGCTCCTCTGGTAGAGCAATGGACTCCCACTGCTAATACTGGAGACGATAGTTTCAATATTGACTTCAATATGAGCCTTCCTCAAGCCCTGCAAAGATGGAAAGCTAATGACGATTCCATGCTCTCTGAAGACACGTATACTTCATCCTCAACGACTTCAAAGTCCATAACAGCAATCAGGAAGGTGTCAGAAACAGAGAAAAACACACTTAGTTATACAAAGGAAAACCAGTAA
- the LOC107842720 gene encoding FK506-binding protein 2 encodes MAHCPSIDDVENNDWSPGSFIASEICSGLFWIYPCIYWEEENSQCEETESTMEFGRAFNAASIFLVFLLLVSVVTAKKSGNVAELQIGVKLKPKSCDLKAHKGDRVSVHYSGKLTDGTVFDSSYERNDPIDFELGSGQVIKGWDQGLLGMCVGEKRKLKIPAKLGYGESGSPPKIPGGATLIFDTELVAVNGKKSTSDSEL; translated from the exons ATGGCGCATTGTCCAAGCATTGATGACGTGGAAAATAATGATTGGTCACCTGGTTCTTTTATTGCGTCGGAGATATGTAGTGGCTTATTTTGGATCTACCCTTGTATTTACTGGGAGGAAGAGAATTCGCAGTGTGAAGAAACGGAATCGACAATGGAATTCGGCCGCGCATTCAATGCCGCTTCAATTTtccttgtttttcttcttctggtTAGCGTAG TTACTGCTAAGAAATCTGGCAATGTTGCGGAGTTGCAGATCGGTGTGAAG CTTAAGCCAAAATCTTGCGACCTTAAGGCTCACAAGGGCGATAGGGTCTCAGTACACTACAGT GGAAAACTTACAGATGGAACTGTATTTGATTCCAGCTATGAGAGGAATGATCCCATTGACTTTGAACTTGGAAGTGGTCAAGTAATTAAAG GTTGGGATCAAGGACTTCTTGGAATGTGTGTGGGAGAGAAGCGAAAGTTGAAAATCCCTGCCAAACTTGGTTATGGCGAGAGTGGATCCCCACCAAAGATCCCAG GTGGTGCGACACTTATCTTCGATACTGAGCTGGTTGCTGTGAACGGAAAGAAATCAACATCTGATAGTGAACTGTGA